One Mycolicibacterium goodii genomic region harbors:
- a CDS encoding class I SAM-dependent methyltransferase: protein MVEQSLWMQKVASDPGHSQWYIERFRSLERAGEDLAGEARLVDAMAPRGAHILDAGCGPGRLGGYLAGVGHRVVGVDVDPALIAAAEEDHPGPRWLVGDLAELDLPARGITEPFDIIVSAGNVMTFLAPSTRVQVLSRLRAHLAQDGRAVIGFGAGRDYAFSAFLADAKAAGFASDQLLSTWDVRPFTENSEFLVAILRLA from the coding sequence ATGGTCGAGCAGAGTCTCTGGATGCAGAAGGTCGCGTCCGATCCCGGGCATTCACAGTGGTACATCGAGCGCTTCCGATCCCTGGAGCGTGCCGGTGAGGATCTGGCCGGTGAGGCCCGTCTCGTGGACGCCATGGCGCCTCGCGGTGCCCACATCCTGGACGCGGGCTGCGGTCCCGGACGCTTGGGCGGGTATCTGGCCGGCGTAGGCCATCGGGTCGTGGGTGTCGATGTCGACCCTGCCCTCATCGCGGCGGCCGAGGAGGACCACCCGGGACCGCGTTGGCTGGTCGGGGATCTCGCCGAACTCGACCTGCCGGCCCGCGGCATCACCGAACCGTTCGACATCATCGTGTCGGCGGGCAACGTGATGACGTTCCTTGCGCCCAGCACGCGGGTTCAGGTGCTGTCGCGGTTGCGTGCTCACCTGGCCCAGGACGGACGCGCCGTCATCGGTTTCGGCGCCGGCCGCGATTACGCGTTCAGCGCGTTTCTCGCCGACGCGAAGGCGGCCGGCTTCGCCTCGGACCAGTTGCTGTCGACGTGGGATGTGCGCCCGTTCACCGAAAACTCCGAGTTCCTCGTCGCGATCCTGCGTCTTGCCTGA
- a CDS encoding acyltransferase family protein → MSLAEVFDRRRNALTLWRLFLAIGVVFWHSWPLTGREIRYEPAVRLLSDMFADGFFVISGFLITAAWIRRPHLKEYWASRSLRIFPGLWVCLAVIAFVAAPIAAKATGTTITLSSEIWYVVNNAVLNIAYFGIDGTPVDVPYPGVWNGSIWTLFFVLLCDLMVSVLGFIGLLKRRWTIPTLFVAAVCWCAYVSYTPPTYSMAQMLARFAVVFLAGAMFYQYQNRIPANWWLVALCSAIVVASSFTHNYRVIGALPLAYAIIVSGALVKRSRLRNDLSYGVYIYAFPVQQLLATFGLAALNPFLFFGLSTAAVMPVAAGSWFLVEKRASNLKGRIFRKSAKPVSSQARSEVAAETGNHEAPARTVEPSVTPGEYTS, encoded by the coding sequence ATGAGTCTTGCAGAAGTCTTCGATCGACGTCGGAACGCCTTGACGTTGTGGCGTCTGTTCCTCGCGATCGGCGTGGTCTTCTGGCATTCATGGCCGCTCACCGGACGGGAGATCCGGTACGAACCGGCAGTGCGGTTACTCAGCGACATGTTCGCCGACGGATTCTTTGTCATCTCGGGGTTTCTCATCACGGCGGCGTGGATTCGCCGCCCACACCTGAAGGAGTACTGGGCCTCCCGCAGTCTGCGTATCTTCCCGGGTCTGTGGGTGTGCCTGGCTGTGATCGCGTTCGTCGCCGCTCCCATCGCCGCGAAGGCCACCGGTACCACGATCACGCTGTCGTCCGAGATCTGGTACGTCGTGAACAACGCAGTCCTCAACATCGCCTACTTCGGCATCGACGGAACACCGGTCGACGTTCCGTATCCCGGGGTGTGGAACGGGTCGATCTGGACACTGTTCTTCGTCCTCTTGTGTGACCTCATGGTCTCGGTACTCGGATTCATCGGATTACTGAAGCGCCGCTGGACAATTCCCACACTCTTCGTCGCAGCGGTCTGTTGGTGCGCGTACGTCTCGTACACGCCGCCGACGTACAGCATGGCGCAGATGCTCGCGCGCTTCGCCGTGGTGTTCCTGGCCGGCGCGATGTTCTATCAGTACCAGAACAGGATCCCGGCGAACTGGTGGCTGGTGGCCCTCTGTTCGGCGATCGTCGTGGCGTCCTCCTTCACCCACAACTATCGCGTCATCGGCGCGCTGCCGTTGGCTTACGCGATCATCGTGTCCGGCGCGCTCGTGAAGCGCTCGCGGTTGCGCAACGATCTCTCGTACGGCGTGTACATCTACGCATTCCCGGTCCAGCAGCTGCTGGCCACCTTCGGCCTGGCAGCACTCAACCCGTTCCTGTTCTTCGGGCTCTCGACCGCAGCCGTCATGCCGGTTGCAGCCGGAAGCTGGTTCCTCGTGGAGAAACGTGCGTCGAACCTCAAGGGACGGATCTTCCGCAAGTCCGCAAAACCGGTTTCCTCTCAGGCACGTTCGGAGGTCGCGGCGGAAACCGGTAACCACGAGGCTCCCGCGCGTACCGTCGAGCCCTCGGTCACGCCCGGCGAGTACACCTCGTAA
- a CDS encoding nuclear transport factor 2 family protein → MTIDDNTHTGLTWTELPAPVATYLSMRPNGSLSAALAVFTDDAVVIDEGNTYRGRDQIREWMDRTSSEYSYTTKFIGANRIDESRIDVVQHLEGDFPGGVIDLHFRFAFDGTSISRLTIEP, encoded by the coding sequence ATGACCATCGACGACAACACCCACACCGGCCTGACCTGGACCGAACTCCCGGCACCCGTCGCCACGTATCTCAGCATGCGTCCGAACGGCAGCCTCTCCGCGGCGCTCGCGGTCTTCACCGATGACGCCGTGGTGATCGACGAGGGCAACACCTACCGCGGTCGAGACCAAATCCGGGAGTGGATGGACCGCACGAGTTCCGAGTACAGCTACACCACCAAGTTCATCGGCGCGAACCGCATCGACGAGTCACGCATCGACGTGGTCCAACATCTCGAAGGGGACTTTCCGGGCGGTGTGATCGATCTGCACTTTCGCTTCGCCTTCGACGGTACGAGCATCAGCCGGCTGACGATCGAACCCTGA
- a CDS encoding MBL fold metallo-hydrolase — protein sequence MTTSTDNIPHAGTRAVDELVPSRYAVQVGDIQVLVISDGVLPITAGTMATNADADAYRTWLNDRFLPQDVLDWPLNVVVVRTADRTILVDAGLGVEFPDFPRAGQTAHRLEAAGIDPAAITDVVLTHLHMDHVGGLLSEGLKERLRPDLRIHVASAEADFWESPDFSHTEMPAPVPPALRAIATRFLDEYRGHIHTFESDCDIAPGVHLERTGGHTPGHSIVRLASGDDRLTFAGDAVFAPGFDNPQWHNGFEHDPEESARVRVRLLRELAATGESLVATHLPFPSVCRVATAGEVFRCVPAVWDY from the coding sequence ATGACCACCAGCACCGACAACATTCCCCACGCCGGCACGCGAGCCGTCGACGAGTTGGTCCCATCGCGCTACGCGGTACAGGTCGGTGACATCCAGGTACTCGTGATCAGCGATGGCGTACTGCCGATCACCGCCGGCACCATGGCGACCAATGCCGACGCCGACGCCTATCGCACCTGGCTGAACGACCGGTTCCTGCCCCAGGACGTACTCGACTGGCCATTGAACGTGGTCGTGGTGCGCACCGCCGACCGCACCATCCTCGTCGACGCGGGCCTCGGTGTGGAATTCCCCGACTTCCCGCGGGCCGGACAGACCGCACACCGGCTCGAAGCCGCCGGTATCGATCCCGCGGCCATCACCGACGTGGTTCTCACACACCTCCACATGGATCATGTCGGCGGGTTGCTCTCCGAAGGGCTGAAGGAACGGCTGCGTCCGGATTTACGCATTCATGTCGCATCCGCAGAGGCCGACTTCTGGGAATCGCCAGACTTCTCTCACACCGAGATGCCGGCGCCGGTACCGCCCGCGCTCCGTGCCATCGCCACCCGTTTCCTCGATGAATACCGCGGCCACATCCACACGTTCGAGTCCGACTGCGACATCGCACCGGGAGTGCACCTCGAACGCACCGGCGGTCACACACCGGGGCACAGCATCGTGCGACTGGCATCGGGCGACGATCGCCTCACTTTCGCGGGTGACGCCGTGTTCGCTCCGGGATTCGACAATCCACAGTGGCACAACGGATTCGAACACGACCCAGAGGAATCAGCCCGCGTCCGCGTCCGACTGTTGCGCGAACTCGCGGCAACCGGCGAGTCCCTCGTCGCCACCCACCTGCCGTTCCCCTCCGTCTGCCGCGTGGCGACCGCGGGCGAGGTGTTTCGTTGCGTGCCCGCAGTTTGGGACTACTGA
- a CDS encoding oxidoreductase produces the protein MKTFLITGVSSGLGQAFANGALAAGHRVVGTVRKAADAAAFESVAQDRAHARLLDVTDDAAVAATVADVESTVGPIDIVIANAGYGVEGIFEETPLREMRAQFATNVFGVAATLQAALPYMRERRSGHLMAVTSMGGLMAVPGMSAYCASKFAVEGMLESLRKEVKGFGIHVTAIEPGSFRTDWAGRSMTRAERSIADYDELFEPIRAARLKASGNQLGNPAKAAEALLAILEEPEPPAHLVLGSDALRLIAAARAAVDEDIRQWEQLSRSTDFADGAQLATT, from the coding sequence ATGAAGACTTTTCTCATCACCGGTGTGAGCAGTGGGCTTGGGCAGGCGTTTGCGAACGGAGCACTGGCGGCCGGACATCGCGTCGTCGGGACCGTTCGTAAGGCCGCTGATGCCGCGGCCTTCGAGTCGGTCGCACAGGACCGCGCACACGCACGCCTGCTGGACGTCACCGATGACGCGGCCGTCGCCGCGACCGTTGCGGATGTCGAGTCGACAGTCGGACCCATCGACATCGTGATCGCCAACGCCGGCTACGGCGTCGAAGGCATCTTCGAGGAGACACCGCTGCGAGAGATGCGAGCGCAGTTCGCGACCAACGTCTTCGGGGTCGCGGCCACGTTGCAGGCGGCACTGCCGTACATGCGGGAGCGGCGGTCAGGTCATCTGATGGCGGTGACCTCCATGGGCGGTCTGATGGCCGTACCCGGCATGTCGGCCTACTGCGCGAGCAAGTTCGCCGTCGAGGGCATGCTGGAAAGTCTGCGTAAGGAGGTCAAGGGCTTCGGCATTCACGTCACCGCGATCGAACCGGGGTCGTTCCGTACCGACTGGGCCGGTCGATCGATGACGCGCGCGGAACGTTCCATCGCCGACTACGACGAGTTGTTCGAACCGATTCGCGCCGCCCGACTGAAGGCCAGCGGCAATCAGTTGGGCAACCCGGCCAAGGCGGCCGAAGCCCTCCTGGCGATACTTGAGGAACCTGAGCCGCCGGCTCACTTGGTGCTGGGATCGGATGCGCTGAGATTGATCGCAGCGGCCCGAGCGGCGGTCGATGAGGATATTCGGCAGTGGGAACAACTCTCCCGCAGTACGGATTTCGCTGACGGCGCGCAACTTGCCACGACGTAG
- a CDS encoding TetR/AcrR family transcriptional regulator, which translates to MTKSWPSRRSTPTVRKGDLREQQILDAAEALLSSTGYADMTIGEIAESIGITRAALYFYFGSKQEIVTALVARTVQVLRDKAAGAARDETRTVDQAISAALERTAELWRDHGPAMRMAVDLVSTVPAIDELWSEAAEVSIDAIADVLRRSGVPDGASPGDAPALARALCWMIERTFYQASKVSADAITEARATCEAVWRQVAKLR; encoded by the coding sequence GTGACCAAATCCTGGCCGTCGCGTCGGTCGACGCCCACGGTCCGCAAGGGCGACCTGCGCGAGCAACAGATTCTGGATGCTGCCGAGGCACTGTTGTCGTCGACGGGATACGCGGACATGACGATCGGTGAGATCGCGGAGTCGATCGGGATCACCCGGGCGGCGCTGTACTTCTACTTCGGCTCGAAACAGGAGATCGTCACGGCCCTGGTCGCCCGCACCGTACAGGTGCTGCGTGACAAGGCCGCCGGCGCCGCGCGCGATGAGACCCGTACGGTCGACCAGGCCATCAGTGCCGCGCTCGAGCGCACCGCCGAACTGTGGCGAGATCATGGCCCGGCGATGCGGATGGCGGTGGACCTCGTGTCGACGGTCCCGGCCATAGATGAGTTGTGGTCCGAGGCCGCCGAAGTGTCCATCGACGCCATCGCCGACGTTCTGCGGCGCAGTGGTGTCCCCGACGGTGCTTCACCCGGGGACGCCCCCGCTTTGGCGCGCGCTCTGTGTTGGATGATCGAACGGACCTTCTATCAAGCGTCGAAGGTCTCGGCGGATGCGATCACCGAAGCGAGAGCAACCTGCGAGGCGGTGTGGCGGCAGGTGGCGAAGCTTCGGTGA
- a CDS encoding class I SAM-dependent methyltransferase has product MDNSGPSRTALATAYARAYHQFADRPRILTDPLAARLLGVTAENVDELSTYPADHPAAVARDRPRRLFFAARSRFADDAVTAAVARGVRQIVVLGAGLDTIAYRNTHPDVHVFEIDHPQTQSWMRERLATNGIDIPPTATLVPVDFETQALPSELETTAFTRTEPAVYVWLGVIYYLTSDAARATLEYIAGQAQPVEVVFDYLQPAVTDEDRTDLRARAERLARTGEPLVTYVSPAEIHCQLADLGFTAIEDLTANELLRRYLAGTPALDAAPPRALRASRIVHARR; this is encoded by the coding sequence ATGGACAACTCCGGACCAAGCCGGACTGCGCTCGCCACCGCCTACGCGCGGGCCTACCATCAGTTCGCGGATCGGCCACGCATCCTCACCGACCCGCTCGCGGCACGCCTGCTCGGCGTGACCGCCGAGAACGTCGACGAGTTGAGCACCTACCCGGCCGACCACCCGGCGGCCGTCGCCCGCGACCGACCCCGCCGACTCTTCTTTGCGGCACGCTCCCGCTTCGCCGACGACGCCGTGACCGCAGCCGTGGCCCGCGGTGTCCGGCAGATCGTCGTGCTCGGAGCAGGTCTGGACACCATCGCGTACCGCAATACCCATCCCGATGTGCATGTCTTCGAGATCGACCACCCCCAGACCCAGTCGTGGATGCGGGAACGCCTCGCCACCAACGGCATCGACATACCCCCGACCGCGACCTTGGTGCCGGTCGACTTCGAGACCCAAGCGCTGCCCTCCGAATTGGAAACGACCGCGTTCACCCGTACCGAACCCGCCGTGTACGTCTGGCTCGGTGTCATCTACTACCTGACCTCCGACGCGGCGCGCGCCACTTTGGAGTACATCGCCGGGCAGGCCCAGCCCGTCGAGGTGGTCTTCGACTACCTACAACCCGCCGTGACCGACGAGGACCGCACGGATCTGCGGGCCCGCGCCGAGCGGCTCGCCCGTACCGGGGAGCCCCTGGTCACCTACGTTTCCCCCGCCGAGATCCACTGTCAGTTGGCGGATCTCGGATTCACCGCCATCGAGGACCTCACCGCGAACGAGCTCCTTCGCCGATACCTGGCCGGCACACCCGCTCTCGACGCGGCACCGCCGCGGGCACTGCGGGCCAGTCGCATCGTGCACGCACGCCGTTGA
- a CDS encoding IclR family transcriptional regulator has protein sequence MADEAERNAGNSPAVTRSIRILDLLAEARGVPRTLTEIARELGLAKSSVSNLCAALEEGGLVRRSTGGYLLGRRTVELGSAFLSGFNQIREFYRVCEESDVLRHQLVQIAMLDGAHVLYLAVFEGRQRFPLSARVGDRYPASVTAVGTALLSELTPVRVAELYWDESNLVGLTKKSTSTLTALQEKLQETRQRGYAVDDGEVHPTVLGLAIPIPGGNGEPSFAIGVSIVHPTGSADERETILAALRDAADRLTRPRLILT, from the coding sequence ATGGCCGACGAGGCTGAACGCAATGCCGGCAATTCGCCTGCGGTGACCCGTTCCATCCGCATCCTTGACCTGCTCGCGGAGGCCCGCGGGGTGCCGCGCACCCTCACCGAGATCGCGCGCGAACTCGGCCTCGCGAAATCGTCGGTGTCCAACCTGTGCGCGGCCCTTGAGGAGGGCGGGCTGGTGCGCCGAAGCACCGGTGGATATCTGCTCGGTCGACGCACCGTCGAGCTGGGCAGCGCATTTTTGTCCGGTTTCAACCAGATCCGCGAGTTCTACCGGGTCTGCGAGGAGTCCGACGTACTGCGCCACCAACTCGTGCAGATCGCGATGCTCGACGGTGCCCATGTGCTCTACCTCGCGGTGTTCGAAGGCCGCCAACGCTTTCCGTTGTCCGCCCGTGTGGGCGACCGCTATCCCGCTTCGGTGACCGCGGTGGGCACGGCGTTGCTGTCGGAGTTGACGCCGGTGCGGGTCGCCGAACTCTATTGGGATGAGAGCAATCTCGTCGGGCTTACCAAGAAGTCGACGTCAACCCTGACCGCTTTGCAGGAAAAGCTGCAAGAGACCCGCCAACGCGGGTACGCCGTCGACGACGGTGAGGTGCATCCCACTGTCCTCGGGTTGGCGATTCCCATTCCCGGCGGGAACGGTGAACCATCGTTCGCGATCGGCGTGTCGATCGTGCACCCCACCGGATCTGCCGATGAACGTGAAACCATCCTCGCCGCTCTGCGCGATGCCGCTGACCGCCTGACCCGTCCCCGGCTCATCCTGACCTGA
- a CDS encoding D-2-hydroxyacid dehydrogenase — protein MSSHSTPQRPERLRVVASTPISEELIDRIVAREPRIDFIRDQSLLPPQRFAGDHAGDPDFRRSAEQQRAFEELVDSAQALYGLPDEQPTALRRTVRNNPNLLWVHTMAAGGGGQIKAAELTEDELQRITFTTSAGVHAEPLAEYALFGLLAGAKTLPRLQRQQREHRWTDRWEMGLLSQQRVLLVGLGGIGRVVARKLAVLGATVVGTSRSGEPVENVDELVHPDHLADAARDVDGIVVSLPGTAATENMVNAKVLRAAKPGFTLVSLGRGTVIDESALIDAVQDGHVGFAALDVFASEPLAPDSPLWSADNVLISPHTAALNSAEDRLIADLFAENATRLLDGHPMRNRVDTVEFY, from the coding sequence ATGTCTTCACATTCGACACCTCAACGACCCGAGCGGCTCCGCGTGGTGGCTTCCACCCCGATCAGCGAGGAGCTGATCGACCGCATCGTGGCGCGAGAACCCCGCATCGACTTCATCCGGGACCAGTCCCTGCTGCCACCCCAGCGCTTCGCCGGTGACCATGCCGGTGACCCGGACTTCCGCCGCAGCGCCGAGCAGCAGCGCGCGTTCGAGGAATTGGTCGACTCAGCACAGGCGCTCTACGGATTGCCCGACGAGCAACCTACGGCCCTGCGGCGCACCGTCCGCAACAACCCGAACCTGCTGTGGGTGCACACCATGGCTGCGGGTGGCGGCGGTCAGATCAAGGCGGCCGAACTCACCGAGGACGAGCTGCAACGGATTACGTTCACCACCTCTGCCGGTGTCCATGCCGAACCATTGGCGGAGTACGCGTTGTTCGGTCTGCTCGCGGGCGCGAAGACGCTTCCGCGGCTGCAGCGGCAGCAGCGTGAACACCGCTGGACCGACCGCTGGGAGATGGGCCTGCTGAGCCAGCAGCGTGTCCTACTCGTCGGGCTGGGCGGAATCGGCCGGGTCGTGGCACGGAAGCTTGCCGTGCTGGGTGCGACCGTGGTGGGCACCAGCCGGTCCGGCGAACCCGTCGAAAACGTGGACGAACTCGTTCACCCGGACCACCTCGCCGACGCTGCCCGCGATGTCGACGGCATCGTGGTGAGCCTGCCTGGCACAGCTGCCACCGAGAACATGGTGAACGCCAAGGTTCTTCGCGCTGCCAAGCCTGGCTTCACGCTGGTGAGCCTCGGGCGCGGTACGGTGATCGACGAGTCCGCGCTGATCGACGCTGTGCAGGACGGACACGTCGGCTTCGCGGCCCTCGACGTGTTCGCCTCCGAACCGCTCGCGCCCGACAGCCCGCTGTGGAGCGCCGACAACGTTCTGATCAGTCCCCACACCGCGGCCCTGAATTCCGCCGAGGATCGGCTCATCGCAGATTTGTTCGCCGAGAACGCCACCCGCTTACTCGACGGCCACCCCATGCGTAATCGTGTGGACACCGTCGAGTTCTACTGA
- a CDS encoding MFS transporter, translating into MAEQHPSVDAPRGSDDPEYARNLKRATLAASVGSALEYYDFALYSLASALIFGEIFFPALGASAGTVASLATLAIGFVARPLGGLFFGALGDRLGRKWVLMITIALMGGSSTLIGVLPTGEQVGVLAPILLVILRIAQGFGAGAEQAGATTLMAEYSPVRRRGFYSALPFVGIMLGTLLASAVFVGLGQVPDDALLGWVWRIPFLASIFLIAVAVLIRLRLRESPTFVTLEKRDQVSQRPFRELLQTSRPTVWRGIGLRMAENGGSYIYQTLSITYVSTLGVQKSVGPLAVAIGAAIGFFVIPFAGSLSDRFGRMAVYRGGALIQLALAVVAWPLLSLGDPVITVVVIAIAYGVGVNVMLGAQCAALPELFGSRHRYIGVAVCREFSAIIAGGVAPFIGALLLSWFNNSWVPLAVYVIVLTLITLYAALRTPETRARDLTLLTNADGDSDSEIASRPAPLARSYRSDATLAEPR; encoded by the coding sequence ATGGCTGAGCAGCACCCGTCCGTCGACGCCCCGCGTGGTAGCGACGACCCCGAGTACGCCCGCAATCTCAAGCGAGCCACCTTGGCCGCCTCCGTCGGCAGTGCGCTGGAGTACTACGACTTCGCGTTGTACTCGCTGGCGTCGGCCCTGATCTTCGGTGAGATCTTCTTCCCTGCGCTGGGTGCGTCCGCAGGCACGGTGGCCAGTCTCGCGACGCTGGCCATCGGGTTCGTCGCTCGGCCTCTCGGCGGTCTCTTCTTCGGCGCCCTCGGTGACCGACTCGGCCGCAAATGGGTGCTGATGATCACGATCGCCCTCATGGGCGGGTCCAGCACCCTGATCGGTGTACTACCCACCGGCGAACAAGTCGGGGTCCTCGCGCCCATCCTTCTGGTGATCTTGCGGATCGCGCAGGGGTTCGGCGCGGGGGCCGAGCAGGCAGGCGCCACCACGCTGATGGCTGAGTACTCACCGGTGCGGCGTCGTGGCTTCTACTCGGCCCTGCCGTTCGTCGGCATCATGCTGGGCACACTGCTGGCCTCGGCGGTGTTCGTCGGTCTCGGCCAGGTGCCCGACGACGCGCTGCTCGGCTGGGTGTGGCGCATCCCGTTCCTTGCGTCCATCTTCCTCATCGCCGTCGCGGTGCTGATCCGACTGCGGCTGAGAGAGAGCCCCACGTTCGTCACGCTCGAGAAGCGGGATCAGGTGAGCCAGAGGCCTTTCCGCGAGCTTTTGCAGACGTCACGGCCAACCGTGTGGCGGGGTATCGGCCTGCGGATGGCGGAGAACGGCGGCTCATATATCTACCAGACCCTCAGCATCACCTACGTGAGCACGCTCGGGGTGCAGAAGTCCGTCGGTCCGCTGGCGGTTGCGATCGGTGCGGCGATCGGCTTCTTCGTCATCCCGTTCGCCGGATCGCTGTCGGACAGGTTCGGCCGCATGGCGGTATACCGAGGCGGTGCGCTCATCCAACTGGCCCTCGCAGTCGTCGCCTGGCCGCTGTTGTCACTGGGCGATCCGGTGATCACCGTCGTCGTCATCGCGATCGCCTACGGTGTCGGCGTCAACGTGATGTTGGGTGCCCAATGTGCAGCGCTACCAGAACTTTTCGGATCGCGTCACCGTTACATCGGGGTTGCGGTCTGCCGCGAGTTCAGCGCCATCATCGCAGGTGGCGTCGCTCCGTTCATCGGTGCGCTCCTGCTCAGTTGGTTCAACAACTCGTGGGTGCCGCTGGCCGTCTACGTCATCGTCCTGACGCTCATCACCTTGTACGCGGCCCTGCGTACACCCGAGACACGTGCCCGCGATCTCACGCTGCTCACGAACGCCGATGGTGACAGCGATTCCGAGATCGCCTCGCGCCCGGCGCCATTGGCCCGGTCGTACCGCAGCGATGCCACGCTGGCAGAGCCACGGTGA
- a CDS encoding winged helix-turn-helix transcriptional regulator, with protein MPHRSDWSDKPCPIARGLDVLGDAWTLVILRELFAGNTRFDGLRTRLGASDKVLADRLSRIVTLGLAERVPYGGSVRPRVEYRLTDSGRETLPVLHALARWGAKHTEPPSNARPMVIACIRCGVPAASADWCITCGRPLTVEVAEWTYPGKDGPPLRLGDIA; from the coding sequence ATGCCGCATCGTTCCGATTGGTCGGACAAACCCTGCCCGATCGCGCGTGGCCTGGATGTACTGGGCGATGCATGGACTTTGGTGATCCTGCGTGAGCTGTTCGCCGGGAACACGCGTTTCGACGGATTGCGCACGCGCCTCGGCGCGTCGGACAAGGTGCTGGCAGACCGTCTGTCGCGCATCGTGACGCTCGGCCTGGCCGAGCGGGTGCCCTACGGCGGATCGGTCCGGCCGCGTGTGGAGTACCGATTGACAGACTCCGGGCGGGAGACGCTACCGGTGCTCCATGCATTGGCCCGGTGGGGTGCCAAGCACACTGAACCTCCGAGCAACGCACGCCCCATGGTGATCGCGTGCATCCGCTGCGGTGTCCCGGCAGCCTCCGCCGATTGGTGCATCACCTGCGGCCGTCCGCTCACAGTGGAGGTCGCCGAGTGGACCTACCCAGGGAAAGACGGACCGCCGCTGCGGCTCGGTGACATCGCATAA
- a CDS encoding enoyl-CoA hydratase/isomerase family protein translates to MKIQQWTHFSVISESDRLWRVTFDNPPINLVTPEMLVELPELIDQIEASDELRVVVFESANPDYFLNHYDTSRVAETPKDVGVTGYPLTIDTSIRLARLPVATIAKIRGRVRGIGSELTQAMDMRFAGERALFGQPETASGNLPGGGGLEYLPLLMGRARALEVALSSDDYPAELAERYGWVNRAIADRDLDVIVDTMARRIASYDKESIAAVKRQVDRHTLPTPDDMMSSLETYLASFHWPGSKRRLAAAMAAGRNRPGDYEMRLGYHLGRPLPPQD, encoded by the coding sequence ATGAAAATCCAACAGTGGACGCATTTTTCGGTGATTTCCGAGAGCGATCGCCTGTGGCGCGTCACTTTCGACAACCCGCCCATCAACCTGGTGACCCCGGAGATGCTCGTCGAACTTCCCGAGCTGATCGACCAGATCGAAGCCTCCGATGAGCTGCGGGTGGTCGTCTTCGAGTCCGCCAACCCCGACTACTTCTTGAACCATTACGACACGTCCCGTGTGGCTGAAACGCCGAAGGATGTTGGAGTGACGGGCTATCCGCTGACAATCGACACCAGTATCCGGCTCGCGCGCCTTCCGGTGGCGACGATCGCCAAGATCCGGGGACGGGTGCGCGGGATCGGCAGCGAACTCACCCAGGCGATGGACATGCGATTCGCCGGCGAACGTGCGCTGTTCGGGCAGCCCGAAACCGCCAGTGGGAACCTGCCTGGCGGTGGCGGCCTCGAGTATCTGCCCCTGCTCATGGGCCGGGCCCGTGCGCTGGAAGTCGCTCTGTCCAGTGATGACTACCCGGCCGAGCTCGCCGAGCGATACGGGTGGGTCAACCGTGCGATCGCCGATCGGGATCTCGACGTCATCGTCGACACCATGGCGCGTCGGATCGCCTCTTACGACAAGGAATCCATTGCAGCCGTCAAACGGCAGGTCGATCGACACACCCTGCCCACTCCAGACGACATGATGTCGTCGCTGGAGACCTATCTGGCTTCGTTCCACTGGCCCGGGTCGAAACGTCGTCTCGCCGCGGCGATGGCTGCGGGGCGCAATCGACCCGGCGACTACGAGATGCGTCTGGGCTATCACCTCGGTCGCCCGCTGCCGCCCCAGGACTGA
- a CDS encoding type II toxin-antitoxin system Rv0910 family toxin: MAKVEVRVASQMTPEQAWKLASDLGRFDEWLTIFGGWRSAVPATIDVGTRVSALIKVKGFRNVIHWEVTEYDEPRRIEMKGQGRGGVHIALTMTVGEDPAGSCFHLVADLSGGLLSGPVGSLVAKVLTSDVRKSVQNLAALH; the protein is encoded by the coding sequence ATGGCGAAGGTCGAGGTACGGGTCGCCTCGCAGATGACCCCCGAGCAGGCTTGGAAGCTGGCGTCCGACCTCGGTCGGTTCGACGAGTGGCTGACCATCTTCGGTGGGTGGCGAAGCGCCGTGCCCGCCACCATCGACGTCGGCACGCGTGTTTCTGCGCTGATCAAGGTGAAGGGCTTCCGCAACGTCATCCACTGGGAGGTCACCGAGTACGACGAGCCGCGCCGCATCGAGATGAAGGGACAGGGCCGCGGAGGCGTGCATATCGCGTTGACGATGACCGTGGGTGAGGACCCTGCCGGATCCTGTTTCCATCTCGTCGCCGACTTGTCGGGCGGTCTGCTCAGCGGGCCGGTGGGTTCACTCGTCGCCAAGGTGCTCACCTCCGACGTCCGCAAGTCCGTGCAGAATCTCGCAGCCCTGCACTGA